The Nocardioides sp. S-1144 genome includes a region encoding these proteins:
- the deoC gene encoding deoxyribose-phosphate aldolase yields MPTPTTEFADVTGSEASMRRFLHGLPGVDQVGAEARAASLGTRSIKTTAKAQAIDLAISMVDLTTLEGQDTPGKVRALASKAVHPDPADPTCPQVAAVCVYPDMVAIAKETLGSSGINVAAVATAFPSGRAALDIKLADTRDAVEAGADEIDMVIDRGAFLSGRYLQVFEEIVAVREACTRADGTGAHLKVIFETGELQTLDNVRRASWLAMLAGAHFIKTSTGKVQPAATLPVTLVMLQAVRDFRDTTGQMVGVKPAGGIRTSKDAIKYLVMVNEVAGTDWLDPDWFRFGASTLLNELLMQRTKLTTGRYSGPDYFTLD; encoded by the coding sequence ATGCCCACCCCCACCACGGAGTTCGCCGACGTGACCGGGTCCGAGGCCTCGATGCGTCGTTTCCTGCACGGGCTCCCCGGCGTCGACCAGGTCGGCGCCGAGGCGCGCGCCGCCTCGCTCGGCACCCGCTCGATCAAGACCACCGCCAAAGCCCAGGCCATCGACCTGGCCATCTCGATGGTCGACCTGACGACGCTGGAGGGTCAGGACACGCCGGGCAAGGTCCGCGCCCTGGCCTCCAAGGCGGTGCACCCCGACCCGGCCGACCCGACCTGCCCGCAGGTCGCCGCCGTGTGCGTCTACCCCGACATGGTCGCGATCGCGAAGGAGACCCTCGGGTCCTCCGGCATCAACGTCGCCGCCGTGGCCACCGCGTTCCCCAGCGGTCGCGCCGCGCTCGACATCAAGCTCGCCGACACCCGCGACGCCGTCGAGGCCGGGGCCGACGAGATCGACATGGTCATCGACCGCGGGGCGTTCCTGTCGGGGCGCTACCTGCAGGTCTTCGAGGAGATCGTCGCGGTCCGCGAGGCGTGCACCCGCGCCGACGGCACCGGCGCCCACCTCAAGGTCATCTTCGAGACCGGCGAGCTGCAGACCCTCGACAACGTCCGCCGCGCGAGCTGGCTGGCGATGCTGGCCGGGGCGCACTTCATCAAGACCTCCACCGGCAAGGTGCAGCCGGCCGCGACCCTGCCGGTCACGCTGGTGATGCTCCAGGCGGTGCGCGACTTCCGCGACACCACCGGCCAGATGGTCGGCGTCAAGCCGGCCGGCGGCATCCGCACCTCCAAGGACGCCATCAAGTACCTGGTGATGGTCAACGAGGTCGCCGGCACCGACTGGCTCGACCCCGACTGGTTCCGCTTCGGCGCCTCCACGCTGCTCAACGAGCTGCTCATGCAGCGCACCAAGCTGACCACCGGCCGCTACTCCGGCCCCGACTACTTCACGCTGGACTGA
- a CDS encoding phospho-sugar mutase translates to MSPDVDVLLDRARAWLSEDPDDRTRAELEAVVSAAASGDAEAGAELADRFRGTLEFGTAGLRGALGAGPNRMNRVVVQRAAAGLAAYLVDQDPSGGGHRSVVIGYDARHNSDVFARDTAAVMTGAGLTAWLLPRPLPTPILAFAIRELGCAAGVMVTASHNPPQDNGYKVYLGDGSQIVPPADAGIAARIEAVGPLASIARGGPGTVLGEDIVDHYLDTVAGLAGDGPRDLDIVYTPLHGVGATSVLQVLETAGFAAPRVVEQQEQPDPDFPTVGFPNPEEEGAMDLALALAERTGADLVVANDPDADRCAAAVPGPGGWRMLRGDEVGALLAHHLIARGTTGTYAASIVSSSLLGKQARAAGQPYEETLTGFKWIARVEGLAFGYEEALGYCVDPAHVRDKDGVSALLMLCELAAALKAEGRGLTDLLDDIAREHGLHATGQVSARVADPALITAAMARLRDQPPTALGGLDVLGVDDLSTGSAELPPTDGLRYHLAGGARVIVRPSGTEPKVKCYLEVVVPVEAGAEDGVQAARINAAGRLDALGSDIRAAAGL, encoded by the coding sequence ATGAGTCCCGACGTCGACGTCCTCCTCGACCGCGCCCGCGCCTGGCTGTCGGAGGACCCCGACGACCGCACCCGCGCCGAGCTCGAGGCCGTCGTGTCCGCCGCCGCGAGCGGCGACGCCGAGGCCGGCGCCGAGCTCGCCGACCGGTTCCGCGGCACCCTCGAGTTCGGCACCGCCGGGCTGCGCGGTGCGCTCGGCGCCGGGCCGAACCGGATGAACCGGGTCGTCGTCCAGCGCGCGGCGGCCGGGCTGGCGGCCTACCTCGTCGACCAGGACCCGTCCGGCGGCGGCCACCGCTCCGTCGTGATCGGCTACGACGCGCGCCACAACTCCGACGTGTTCGCGCGCGACACCGCCGCGGTGATGACCGGCGCCGGCCTCACCGCGTGGCTGCTGCCGCGACCGCTGCCGACCCCGATCCTCGCCTTCGCGATCCGCGAGCTCGGCTGCGCCGCCGGGGTCATGGTCACCGCGAGCCACAACCCGCCGCAGGACAACGGCTACAAGGTCTACCTCGGCGACGGCAGCCAGATCGTGCCGCCCGCCGACGCCGGCATCGCCGCCCGGATCGAGGCCGTCGGCCCCCTCGCGAGCATCGCCCGCGGCGGCCCCGGCACCGTGCTCGGCGAGGACATCGTCGACCACTACCTCGACACCGTCGCCGGCCTCGCCGGCGACGGCCCGCGCGACCTCGACATCGTCTACACGCCGCTGCACGGCGTCGGGGCCACGTCGGTGCTCCAGGTGCTGGAGACGGCGGGCTTCGCGGCGCCGCGCGTCGTCGAGCAGCAGGAGCAGCCCGACCCCGACTTCCCGACGGTCGGCTTCCCCAACCCCGAGGAGGAGGGCGCGATGGACCTCGCGCTCGCCCTCGCCGAGCGGACCGGCGCCGACCTGGTGGTCGCCAACGACCCGGACGCCGACCGGTGCGCGGCCGCCGTCCCCGGCCCCGGCGGCTGGCGGATGCTGCGCGGCGACGAGGTCGGCGCCCTGCTGGCCCACCACCTGATCGCGCGCGGCACCACCGGCACCTACGCCGCCTCCATCGTGTCCTCCTCGCTGCTGGGCAAGCAGGCCCGGGCCGCCGGCCAGCCCTACGAGGAGACCCTCACCGGCTTCAAGTGGATCGCCCGCGTCGAGGGCCTGGCCTTCGGCTACGAGGAGGCGCTCGGCTACTGCGTCGACCCGGCCCACGTGCGCGACAAGGACGGCGTCTCGGCCCTGCTGATGCTGTGCGAGCTCGCCGCCGCCCTCAAGGCCGAGGGTCGCGGGCTCACCGACCTCCTCGACGACATCGCCCGCGAGCACGGGCTCCACGCCACCGGCCAGGTCTCGGCGCGGGTCGCCGACCCGGCTCTCATCACCGCCGCGATGGCCCGGCTGCGCGACCAGCCGCCGACCGCGCTCGGCGGCCTCGACGTGCTGGGCGTCGACGACCTCAGCACGGGCTCGGCCGAGCTCCCGCCGACCGACGGGCTGCGCTACCACCTCGCCGGCGGCGCCCGCGTCATCGTCCGCCCGAGCGGCACCGAGCCGAAGGTGAAGTGCTACCTCGAGGTCGTCGTCCCGGTCGAGGCCGGCGCCGAGGACGGCGTCCAGGCCGCGCGCATCAACGCCGCGGGCCGCCTCGACGCCCTCGGCTCCGACATCAGGGCCGCCGCCGGCCTGTAG
- a CDS encoding HEAT repeat domain-containing protein, whose amino-acid sequence MAPDGPDREPVAASIAALAERIGRPAFTAVCVDLLAGAPRERYVVELRALTGHGWQPGDAVLDRDRWRDHWVRTWGARGLLHVWDDAATPAVVRGLADQHHRPAEMCLKVGARHDVAGTGPGAAALAAHPLPRVRVQAVRCLAVTGDTEHVAALAARLDDEHPDVRRQAARALETLRRRLDLDA is encoded by the coding sequence ATGGCTCCCGACGGCCCCGACCGCGAGCCCGTCGCGGCCTCGATCGCCGCGCTGGCCGAACGGATCGGCCGACCGGCGTTCACGGCGGTCTGCGTCGACCTGCTCGCGGGGGCGCCGCGCGAGCGGTACGTCGTCGAGCTGCGGGCGCTGACGGGGCACGGCTGGCAGCCCGGGGACGCCGTCCTCGACCGGGACAGGTGGCGCGACCACTGGGTCCGCACCTGGGGTGCGCGCGGGCTGCTGCACGTGTGGGACGACGCCGCGACCCCGGCGGTCGTGCGGGGTCTCGCCGACCAGCACCACCGGCCCGCCGAGATGTGCCTCAAGGTCGGCGCCCGCCACGACGTCGCCGGCACCGGGCCCGGCGCGGCCGCGCTGGCCGCCCACCCCCTGCCGCGGGTGCGGGTCCAGGCGGTGCGCTGCCTGGCCGTCACCGGCGACACCGAGCACGTCGCCGCGCTCGCCGCCCGCCTCGACGACGAGCACCCCGACGTCCGGCGGCAGGCGGCCCGGGCCCTCGAGACGCTGCGACGCCGCCTCGACCTCGACGCCTGA
- a CDS encoding aldo/keto reductase, translating to MTLQQRTLGTTSSLTVSALGLGCMGMSEFYGTPDEQGGLDTIHRALDLGVTFLDTADMYGPFTNERLVGKAIASSAQGRDGVVLATKFGNVRGEDGGFLGISGSPDYVRSACDASLQRLGVDHIDLYYQHRVDPTVPIEETVGAMKELVEAGKVTHLGLSEAGADTIRRAHAVHPITALQSEYSLFTRDLEAQVLPVLRELGIGLVPYSPLGRGLLTGAISAGSLEASDSRNSRFPRLHGEALEANLRLVEQVKQIAAEKGCTPGQLALAWVLAQGDDVAPIPGTKRVRYLEENVGAADVVLTGEELDRIAEAVPAHAVVGDRYGDMSSIEE from the coding sequence ATGACCCTCCAGCAACGCACCCTCGGCACCACCTCCTCCCTGACCGTCTCGGCCCTCGGCCTGGGCTGCATGGGCATGTCGGAGTTCTACGGCACCCCCGACGAGCAGGGCGGCCTCGACACCATCCACCGCGCGCTCGACCTCGGCGTCACCTTCCTCGACACCGCCGACATGTACGGCCCCTTCACCAACGAGCGCCTGGTCGGCAAGGCCATCGCCTCCAGCGCCCAGGGCCGTGACGGCGTCGTGCTGGCCACCAAGTTCGGCAACGTCCGCGGCGAGGACGGCGGCTTCCTCGGCATCAGCGGCTCCCCCGACTACGTGCGCTCGGCCTGCGACGCCTCGCTCCAGCGGCTCGGCGTCGACCACATCGACCTCTACTACCAGCACCGCGTCGACCCGACCGTCCCGATCGAGGAGACCGTCGGGGCGATGAAGGAGCTCGTCGAGGCCGGCAAGGTCACCCACCTCGGCTTGTCCGAGGCCGGCGCGGACACCATCCGGCGCGCGCACGCCGTCCACCCGATCACGGCGCTGCAGTCCGAGTACTCGCTGTTCACCCGCGACCTCGAGGCACAGGTCCTCCCGGTGCTGCGCGAGCTCGGCATCGGCCTGGTGCCCTACTCGCCGCTGGGCCGCGGCCTGCTCACCGGCGCGATCTCGGCGGGCTCGCTGGAGGCCTCCGACTCGCGCAACAGCCGCTTCCCCCGCCTGCACGGCGAGGCGCTCGAGGCCAACCTGCGCCTGGTCGAGCAGGTCAAGCAGATCGCTGCGGAGAAGGGCTGCACGCCCGGCCAGCTCGCCCTGGCCTGGGTGCTCGCGCAGGGCGACGACGTCGCGCCGATCCCCGGCACCAAGCGCGTGCGCTACCTGGAGGAGAACGTGGGCGCCGCGGACGTCGTCCTCACCGGCGAGGAGCTCGACCGGATCGCCGAGGCGGTCCCGGCCCACGCCGTCGTCGGCGACCGCTACGGCGACATGAGCTCGATCGAGGAGTGA
- a CDS encoding MerR family transcriptional regulator, which yields MDTATATDPAPASGMSIAEAAAHLGLTPDTLRYYEKDGLLLRPVRRATSGHRRYEGPDLRWVELVTRLRSTGMPIRDVRRYADLVRAGAGNEPERLALLQEHRRAVLVQLAEVQEHLGAIDHKIGIYTDLLERADGAA from the coding sequence ATGGACACCGCCACCGCCACCGACCCGGCCCCCGCCAGCGGAATGAGCATCGCCGAGGCCGCCGCGCACCTCGGCCTGACGCCCGACACGCTGCGCTACTACGAGAAGGACGGGCTGCTCCTGCGCCCGGTCCGTCGCGCCACCAGCGGGCACCGGCGCTACGAGGGACCCGACCTGCGCTGGGTCGAGCTGGTGACCCGGCTCCGCTCGACCGGGATGCCGATCCGCGACGTCCGGCGCTACGCCGACCTGGTGCGCGCCGGCGCCGGCAACGAGCCCGAGCGGCTCGCCCTGCTCCAGGAGCACCGCCGCGCCGTGCTGGTCCAGCTCGCCGAGGTGCAGGAGCACCTGGGCGCCATCGACCACAAGATCGGCATCTACACCGACCTCCTGGAGCGTGCCGACGGCGCCGCTTGA
- a CDS encoding YihY/virulence factor BrkB family protein, with translation MTDTRSNDADDPQDVDDPTDLTPRTRKFVARQTLSEFLDDQCTDLAAALTYYAVLALFPAAIALTSVLGLVGQGTSAVDEVLDILGTIGAGGVVDSIGPTLRELATSQAAGLGFVLGLAGALWSASGYVGAFGRAMNRIYEKGEGRPIWKLRPAMLLLTAVLVVLVALVLAALILTGPAAEAVGDAIGLGGTAVTVWNIAKWPVLLAVVVLIVALLYHFTPNVHPPRFRWTSVGAVLAIVVWVLASAAFGLYVANFSSYDKTYGALAGVVVFLLWLWLTNLALLLGAELDAELERGRELQRGEPAEDDILLPHRDTRNLEKKEAKERAAAEEAGRIRRDP, from the coding sequence ATGACGGACACCCGCAGCAACGACGCCGACGACCCCCAGGACGTCGACGACCCCACCGACCTCACCCCCCGCACCCGCAAGTTCGTCGCCCGCCAGACGCTGAGCGAGTTCCTCGACGACCAGTGCACCGACCTCGCGGCCGCGCTCACCTACTACGCCGTCCTGGCCCTGTTCCCGGCGGCGATCGCCCTGACCTCCGTGCTCGGCCTGGTCGGGCAGGGCACGAGCGCGGTCGACGAGGTGCTCGACATCCTGGGCACCATCGGCGCCGGTGGGGTGGTCGACTCCATCGGCCCGACCCTGCGCGAGCTCGCCACCTCGCAGGCCGCGGGCCTCGGCTTCGTGCTCGGTCTCGCCGGCGCGCTGTGGTCGGCCAGCGGGTACGTCGGTGCGTTCGGCCGGGCGATGAACCGGATCTACGAGAAGGGCGAGGGCCGCCCGATCTGGAAGCTCCGCCCCGCGATGCTCCTGCTGACCGCCGTCCTGGTCGTGCTCGTCGCGCTCGTGCTGGCCGCGCTGATCCTCACCGGCCCGGCGGCCGAGGCGGTCGGCGACGCGATCGGCCTCGGTGGCACCGCCGTGACCGTCTGGAACATCGCCAAGTGGCCGGTGCTGCTGGCCGTCGTGGTGCTGATCGTGGCCCTGCTCTACCACTTCACGCCCAACGTCCACCCGCCCCGCTTCCGCTGGACCAGCGTCGGCGCCGTCCTGGCCATCGTGGTCTGGGTGCTGGCCAGCGCCGCGTTCGGGCTCTACGTCGCCAACTTCTCCTCCTACGACAAGACCTACGGCGCGCTCGCCGGCGTCGTGGTGTTCCTGCTGTGGCTGTGGCTGACCAACCTCGCCCTGCTGCTCGGCGCCGAGCTGGACGCCGAGCTCGAGCGGGGTCGTGAGCTCCAGCGCGGCGAGCCGGCCGAGGACGACATCCTGCTGCCGCACCGCGACACCCGGAACCTCGAGAAGAAGGAGGCCAAGGAGCGCGCCGCCGCCGAGGAGGCCGGTCGGATCCGTCGCGACCCGTGA
- a CDS encoding biliverdin-producing heme oxygenase, with product MTITTTTAPSLASAMRDGSRTEHEAAEGSSFMAELLDGRLNERGYVDYLLRLRTAYEAMEDAVRATADDPMVAAVHDPSLERLAALDADLAYWTARTPGGADLGAPASPAAEAYADRLRAARRQAAEGWGGALVAHHYTRYLGDLSGGQAIGRILSRSFDLTDGGGVDFYAFPAIAKPKPYKDAYRARLDGLGLDEAGVRRVVEEVKVAFTLNQALFAELGRQLPAYRR from the coding sequence ATGACCATCACCACCACCACCGCGCCGTCCCTGGCCTCGGCGATGCGCGACGGCTCCCGGACCGAGCACGAGGCCGCCGAGGGCTCCTCGTTCATGGCCGAGCTGCTCGACGGCCGGCTCAACGAGCGCGGCTACGTCGACTACCTCCTGCGCCTGCGCACCGCCTACGAGGCGATGGAGGACGCCGTCCGCGCGACCGCCGACGACCCGATGGTCGCCGCGGTGCACGACCCGTCGCTCGAGCGGCTCGCCGCCCTCGACGCCGACCTGGCCTACTGGACCGCCCGGACACCGGGCGGTGCCGACCTCGGCGCGCCGGCCTCCCCCGCCGCCGAGGCCTACGCGGACCGGCTGCGGGCCGCGCGCCGGCAGGCCGCCGAGGGCTGGGGCGGCGCGCTGGTGGCGCACCACTACACCCGCTACCTCGGCGACCTCTCGGGCGGCCAGGCGATCGGGCGGATCCTGAGCCGCTCCTTCGACCTCACCGACGGCGGCGGCGTCGACTTCTACGCCTTCCCGGCCATCGCGAAGCCGAAGCCCTACAAGGACGCCTACCGGGCCCGGCTCGACGGCCTCGGGCTCGACGAGGCCGGCGTGCGCCGCGTCGTGGAGGAGGTCAAGGTCGCCTTCACCCTCAACCAGGCGCTCTTCGCCGAGCTCGGCCGGCAGCTCCCCGCCTACCGGCGCTGA
- a CDS encoding Ig-like domain-containing protein, which produces MNRTTHRPRRVLGAVTSLGVAAAGLAVVGSVATATPARAAEVDVTNATFTWDLNNESTSGAFAPGTWNLMSAGRIGDPGAGGMTLRAADDGATWSNGAAAGWSATAGNVTVEDLQANGTYAPATFGSTRTNTAGANANTSGVRGETRFKFTGGTGTVDAAAGTASVAWDGDATLLFYSGMTFFHLSDPELSVEADGTGTVTATVGGYATSMDDPTQWQALPEEEVTVATLADVDVTALGVTTTPTYREVAYDAPATSSPQAVTGSSWGSFPQDFVDFQQDVGQGPYWYSTGGAADPRKVANPLQVRFNTAPSVTVSDTDLLPNGSYEVTVEGENFDPGAVVGTRPPLAGRSGGTYVVFGKFAETWRPSAGAPSASRKNTSQRWAVPAADMGTVGGPAAGAVELTPAGTFTTTLTVDKAAIDAVATDPSLVGYGVYTYPGSGAVNAAFETYTPITFTRAAPAVTVAASSVTYGRAATATVTVANEGAAEGDTVTLRRGTTTVGTAPLTAGTATFPLGVLPAGAHALTASFEGNPNSLAARAAGSLTVSRATSRSAVALNRAPGRQRAGKARVAVTSPTTTVTGKVTVQVRRAGKVVRRAQGTLKPNGVVTVTVPRLGRKARGTHQLVVTYAGTANITGSTKTVRFTVA; this is translated from the coding sequence ATGAACCGCACGACCCATCGACCGAGGCGAGTCCTCGGCGCCGTGACCTCGCTCGGCGTCGCCGCCGCCGGCCTCGCCGTCGTCGGCAGCGTCGCCACGGCCACGCCCGCCCGGGCAGCGGAGGTCGACGTCACGAACGCCACCTTCACGTGGGACCTCAACAACGAGTCCACCAGCGGCGCCTTCGCGCCCGGCACGTGGAACCTGATGTCGGCCGGCAGGATCGGCGACCCCGGGGCGGGCGGGATGACGCTCAGGGCCGCCGACGACGGTGCCACCTGGAGCAACGGCGCGGCCGCCGGCTGGTCGGCCACCGCCGGCAACGTGACCGTCGAGGACCTCCAGGCCAACGGCACCTACGCCCCCGCGACCTTCGGGTCGACCCGCACCAACACCGCGGGCGCCAACGCCAACACCTCCGGCGTGCGCGGCGAGACCCGGTTCAAGTTCACCGGTGGCACCGGCACCGTCGACGCCGCGGCCGGCACCGCGTCCGTGGCCTGGGACGGCGACGCGACGCTGCTCTTCTACTCCGGCATGACGTTCTTCCACCTCTCCGACCCCGAGCTGAGCGTCGAGGCCGACGGCACCGGCACGGTCACGGCGACCGTCGGCGGCTACGCCACGTCCATGGACGACCCGACCCAGTGGCAGGCGCTGCCCGAGGAGGAGGTCACCGTGGCCACCCTGGCCGACGTCGACGTCACCGCGCTCGGCGTCACCACCACCCCGACCTACCGCGAGGTCGCCTACGACGCCCCCGCGACGTCGTCGCCGCAGGCCGTCACGGGCAGCAGCTGGGGCTCCTTCCCCCAGGACTTCGTCGACTTCCAGCAGGACGTCGGCCAGGGGCCGTACTGGTACTCCACCGGCGGCGCGGCCGACCCCCGCAAGGTCGCGAACCCGCTGCAGGTGAGGTTCAACACCGCTCCCTCGGTCACCGTCTCCGACACCGACCTGCTGCCGAACGGCAGCTACGAGGTCACCGTCGAGGGTGAGAACTTCGACCCGGGCGCCGTCGTCGGCACCCGCCCGCCGCTGGCGGGCCGGTCCGGCGGCACCTACGTCGTCTTCGGCAAGTTCGCCGAGACCTGGCGCCCCTCGGCGGGCGCGCCGTCGGCCTCCCGCAAGAACACCAGCCAGAGGTGGGCCGTCCCGGCCGCCGACATGGGCACCGTCGGCGGTCCCGCCGCCGGCGCCGTCGAGCTGACCCCGGCCGGCACGTTCACGACCACCCTCACCGTCGACAAGGCCGCGATCGACGCGGTGGCGACCGACCCCAGCCTGGTCGGCTACGGCGTCTACACCTACCCGGGCAGCGGCGCGGTCAACGCGGCGTTCGAGACCTACACGCCGATCACCTTCACCCGGGCGGCCCCGGCGGTCACCGTCGCGGCGTCGTCGGTCACCTACGGCCGCGCCGCGACCGCGACCGTCACCGTCGCCAACGAGGGTGCCGCCGAGGGCGACACCGTCACCCTGAGGCGCGGCACCACCACGGTGGGCACCGCGCCGCTCACCGCCGGCACGGCGACCTTCCCGCTCGGCGTCCTCCCGGCCGGCGCCCACGCGCTGACGGCCTCGTTCGAGGGCAACCCGAACTCGCTCGCCGCCCGGGCCGCCGGCTCGCTGACGGTCTCCCGGGCCACCAGCAGGAGCGCCGTCGCGCTGAACCGGGCTCCGGGCCGGCAGCGGGCCGGCAAGGCGCGGGTCGCCGTCACCTCCCCGACCACCACGGTGACCGGCAAGGTCACCGTCCAGGTCCGCAGGGCCGGCAAGGTCGTCCGGCGCGCCCAGGGCACGCTCAAGCCGAACGGCGTCGTGACCGTGACGGTGCCCCGGCTCGGCAGGAAGGCGCGAGGCACCCACCAGCTCGTCGTGACCTACGCCGGGACCGCCAACATCACCGGTTCGACGAAGACGGTCCGCTTCACCGTCGCCTGA
- a CDS encoding heme ABC transporter ATP-binding protein yields the protein MSTPRLDTPRRSPAPTPRGTTALRARGVTVRYGATTVLEAVDLDVRHGAVLALVGPNGAGKSTLLGVLTGDVGTTDGTVEVLGRPLGEWRLRDLARQRAVLAQEHHVSFPFPVEDVVRMGRSPWRGRPEEDDDDLAVAEAMGVADVTHLAARPFGVLSGGEKGRVSFARVLAQRTGVLLLDEPTAALDLGHQETVLARARAQADAGAAVVVVLHDLSLAAAWSDRVVLLDRGRVAAEGTPADVLRAPLLSEVYRYPVDVLPHPVTGELLVLADRSAARTAPLEETP from the coding sequence ATGAGCACCCCACGGCTGGACACCCCACGCCGTTCCCCGGCTCCGACCCCACGCGGCACGACCGCCCTCCGGGCCCGCGGCGTCACCGTCCGGTACGGCGCCACCACCGTCCTCGAGGCGGTCGACCTCGACGTCCGGCACGGCGCGGTGCTCGCGCTCGTGGGCCCGAACGGCGCCGGCAAGTCGACCCTGCTCGGCGTCCTCACCGGCGACGTCGGCACCACCGACGGCACGGTCGAGGTGCTCGGGCGCCCGCTCGGGGAGTGGCGGCTGCGCGACCTGGCCCGCCAGCGCGCGGTGCTCGCGCAGGAGCACCACGTGTCGTTCCCGTTCCCCGTCGAGGACGTCGTCCGGATGGGCCGGTCGCCGTGGCGCGGCCGCCCGGAGGAGGACGACGACGACCTGGCCGTCGCCGAGGCGATGGGCGTCGCCGACGTCACCCACCTCGCGGCCCGCCCGTTCGGCGTGCTCTCGGGCGGCGAGAAGGGCCGGGTGTCCTTCGCCCGGGTCCTGGCCCAGCGCACCGGCGTGCTGCTGCTCGACGAGCCCACCGCGGCGCTCGACCTCGGGCACCAGGAGACGGTGCTGGCCCGCGCGCGGGCGCAGGCCGACGCCGGCGCCGCCGTGGTCGTCGTCCTGCACGACCTGAGCCTGGCCGCGGCCTGGTCGGACCGGGTGGTGCTGCTCGACCGGGGCCGCGTCGCCGCCGAGGGCACGCCCGCCGACGTCCTGCGGGCGCCACTGCTGAGCGAGGTCTACCGCTACCCCGTCGACGTCCTGCCCCACCCCGTCACCGGCGAGCTGCTCGTGCTGGCCGACCGCTCGGCGGCCCGCACCGCACCCCTCGAGGAGACCCCGTGA
- a CDS encoding FecCD family ABC transporter permease, with amino-acid sequence MTQTVPAQAAAPRAVAQDPHPQPGPRRRARSALLLVGLTVGVVVAGLAAAGSGQLAIPFDEVLGSFLHRLGLDLGPMPTHPRGDDTLWAVRFPRVTMAIVVGAALGVAGALMQGVFGNPLAEPSVVGVSAGAAVAAAASIAFSWTFAGDWTVAACAFVGGLVTTLAVYALSRADGRTEVVTLVLTGIAVNAVAGAALAFLLFVGDTQAREQIVFWQLGSLNGSRWPYVAVVAPLALVGILVALLCARSLDLLALGERPARHLGVDVERLRIFLIVVVALLTAAAVSFCGIVAFVGLVVPHLVRMVTGPGHRVLIPASMLAGALVLVVADTTARSFVANADLPLGMLTSIVGGPFFFWLLRRTRRTAGGWA; translated from the coding sequence GTGACCCAGACCGTCCCCGCCCAGGCGGCCGCGCCCCGCGCCGTCGCGCAGGACCCGCACCCGCAGCCGGGCCCCCGCCGCCGGGCCCGGTCGGCCCTCCTCCTCGTCGGGCTCACCGTGGGCGTCGTCGTCGCCGGCCTCGCCGCGGCCGGCTCGGGCCAGCTCGCGATCCCGTTCGACGAGGTCCTCGGCTCGTTCCTGCACCGGCTCGGCCTCGACCTCGGACCGATGCCCACCCACCCGCGCGGCGACGACACGCTGTGGGCCGTCCGGTTCCCGCGGGTGACCATGGCGATCGTCGTCGGCGCCGCCCTCGGCGTCGCCGGGGCCCTCATGCAGGGCGTCTTCGGCAACCCGTTGGCCGAGCCGAGCGTCGTCGGGGTCTCGGCGGGCGCGGCGGTCGCGGCGGCCGCCTCGATCGCGTTCTCGTGGACCTTCGCCGGCGACTGGACCGTCGCCGCCTGCGCCTTCGTCGGCGGCCTGGTCACCACCCTGGCCGTCTACGCCCTCTCCCGCGCCGACGGTCGCACCGAGGTCGTCACCCTGGTGCTGACCGGGATCGCGGTCAACGCCGTCGCGGGCGCCGCCCTGGCGTTCCTGCTCTTCGTCGGCGACACCCAGGCCCGCGAGCAGATCGTCTTCTGGCAGCTCGGCAGCCTCAACGGCAGCCGCTGGCCCTACGTGGCCGTGGTGGCCCCGCTCGCGCTGGTCGGCATCCTCGTCGCCCTCCTCTGCGCCCGCTCCCTCGACCTGCTCGCGCTCGGCGAGCGCCCGGCCCGGCACCTCGGCGTCGACGTCGAGCGGCTGCGGATCTTCCTCATCGTGGTCGTCGCGCTGCTCACCGCCGCCGCGGTCAGCTTCTGCGGGATCGTCGCCTTCGTCGGCCTCGTCGTCCCGCACCTGGTGCGGATGGTCACCGGCCCCGGCCACCGCGTCCTGATCCCCGCCTCCATGCTCGCCGGCGCGCTCGTGCTCGTCGTGGCCGACACCACCGCCCGCTCGTTCGTGGCCAACGCCGACCTGCCGCTGGGCATGCTCACCTCGATCGTCGGCGGACCGTTCTTCTTCTGGCTGCTCCGCCGCACCCGCAGGACCGCCGGCGGGTGGGCATGA